TTCCAGATTACTTCGCCGTCTTGCGCGTTTAGCTTGTAGAGGGCGCCCGCGAAGGGTTCTTGTGCTATGACGTAGACTGCGCCGTCGTAAACTGCAGGCGACGACGTTATGTGCCCTAAGGTTTGGTACGTCCAAATTACCGAGCCGTTATACGAGTTCAAACAGTAAGTCTTGTTATCCAAAGCGCCCACGTAAACCCTGCCGTTGACAACAGCAGGTGAAGACCGCAAAATCACTGCGGCATTAAAATTCGCTGGCTGATTTCCCCCCGCGTAGGTTTCCCAGATTTTCTCGCCATCATCTGCGTTTAAGCAGTACACCCAGCCGTCATCCGTGCCAGTGTAGACCCTGCCGTTGACAACAGCAACCGTTGAAGCAACGCGTTCTTGAGTAGCAAACTTCCAAACCAAAACCCCCGTACGCGCATCTACACAGTAAATGTTCTTGTCTTGAGAACCAAAATAGGCACGTTCCTCAGAAATAGTCGGAGACGAAACAACCGCGCCTTCCGTGGTGTACTTCCACCGCAGATTCAAATCCGTCGGACCAGCCTGCCCAACGCCCGTGTGAGCCGCATCATGACGCCACATACTCCAATCCCTTGTTCCCATAGCCCAAACCTGACCAACTGTGTCATACTCTGCCCCTGATATGGTGTCTACAGCGGTGGTTACGTTGCTTGGGATGATGTATAGGTTGCCGTAGGCGATGGCGACGGATTCACGGGGCGCAAACGATTCGATTTGCAGTTTCCAGATTACTGCTCCTGTGTATGCGTCTAAGCACGCGAATTCTGAGGCGCCGACTTTGTCTCCATATGTCATGGATTGGCTGGTGGTGGCGTAGACTTTGCCGTCGGCTATGGTGGGTTTTCCTGGGAACGTGTTGGCTCCTGGTCCTGTGTATTTCCAGATTAAATCGCCTGTTTCGGCGTTGAGTGCGTATAGGTTGCCGTCCATGTTTAGGCTGTAGACCATGTCGTAGGCTGCGGCTACACCTGTGCAGAAGTAGCCTTCTTCGGTTTCTGGGTTGTAGGTCCATTCTATGTCGCCGTTTTCTGCGTTGAAAGCGTAGAAGCTGTTGTCGTGGGCGCCGCCGCGGTAGAATTTGCCTTCGTAGTAGGCTCCTGAGAAGAGCATGGCGGCTTTGGTGTTAGTGTCCCAGAGGACATCGCCTGTTTTGGCGTCTAATGCGACTTGGTGGGCTTCAAAGGAGCCTGGGAAGACTTTTCCGTCGCCGTACTGGATGCCTGAGCCGTCTTTGCCGCTGCCCGAAACATATGTTGCCCACTCCATAGTCGGAGGCTTTGTGGGGTTAGAGAAGTTCCAGCCTTGAATATACGAGTCAACCTTGATGTAGAACATTTGCTCTTCGGGACTGTACACGTTAGAGGTGAACAGGGGCGCAGAAGTCGCCGAGAAATCACTGCTTGTCCACACAATATTGCCAGTTTCAGTTTCAAGGCAGCTGCTTCCAACCACCATGTACGTCTCATCTATCTTGTAAACTGCAGGCCACGGACCAGGCGCAGGAACATCAGTACTCCAAACCAAGTCGCCTTTTTCTCCGTCCAGAGCGTAGACGGTGGTGTGGCTGCACACAAAGATTTTGCCGTTAAACGCGCTGATGTAGCTTTGGATGCCCGTTATGTTAGTTTTCCACAGGATGTCGGGGGCTTCGGGTGCGGGTCCAGTTGAGTAACGGCTAAACGCTGAGTCCCCTGCCATTTGGGGCCACTCATACTGCAGCAAGTTGCCATAGCCCTCATCAGCGTTTGTTGATGCATAATTTGCGCCTTGCGCTACATTTGAAAACAAGGCTACATCTGAGATAATCACTAAAAGAGCCAATATGGCTGCTGCCCGTAGTGCCTTTGCAGTTTTCATTTCTTCGCCTCGAAGAACCCCTTAAGCAGATAAACCGTCTGCCCAGTCCCTCACTACATGTTGAGTAAACAAGGGTTTCACTATAAACCTTTTCCTAAAACCCCAAAACCCGCCTTTTCCAGCAGTTTTTGTTATCCCTTGTTTTGCGCATAATCTTTTTTAGGCTGGCTCTTCTAAGGTAGAAATTACATGGGGAATTCTAGTTTGGCAGGTAAAGGACCTTTACTTATGACTTCTTGGAGAGCTACTGGTGCCTGTAATGCCCGCTGCAAATACTGTAACGTTGATGCTACTGGCGCGAAGGCTCCCAACGAATTAACCACCCAAGAGGCATTTCACCTTGTTGATGAAGTGCACAAGTTCGGCGTTAGATGGTTTGGCATTAAAGGCGGCGAACCCCTCACCCGACCCGACATTTTCGAAATAGTCAACTACGCCAAAAGCAAGGGCTTAAACGTTTGCTTGTTAACCAATGGCGTGTTTGTTGACGGCTCGATTTATGATAATCTGGTTAAGAATCAGGTCTGGACAAGCGTAAGCATTGATGGTCCTGAAGAAATCAACGATCAACTGCGCGGCGAAGGTTCCTACAAAAAAGCCGTAGCAGCCATTGAAAAACTCTCCAAAGGCAAAATCCTCAACGGCTTAGCCTGCGCCATGACCACCATAAACTACAAGCACCTTGACCACGTCTGCGAATTAGCCGAAAAATACCACGCCAACTTTGTCTGGTTCAACCACCTTGTACCAAGCGGCAGAGCCAAAGAAACCATGGAACTCGCCCCCTCACCCGAACAATACGAATGGGTACTAAACCACATCTGGGACCTAACCCAAAAATACGAAGGCAAATTCGAAATCCACGTCCACTGCCCCCACTTCGCGCGCGTAGTCAAACAACGCAACATCCCAAACTTTGACGAATGGTACGAACACAAATTCCACGGCAAATGCACCTACTTCGCGTTTGGCGGCTACATCAGCGTCACTGAGAACGGTGACCTTATCCCCTGCTTCTACACTGACCTCACACCTCAAGAACCCATGAACTTGGGGAACATCCGTGATAAGGGTCTGCAGGAAGCATGGAAAGGAATTCGTGCCTCAGAATTCTACAACAGCTTCCAAGACCGTAGCGTGCTTAAAGGCAAATGCGGAGTCTGCGAGTACCGCGAAATCTGCGGCGGCTGCCGAAACCGAGCATACGCCTACACTGGCGATATCTACGAATCCGACCCCGCATGTCCCTACATCCCCGAAGTCCTACGCAAAAAACAGTAACCCTGCTTTCTTGTTTTCTTCTTTCTTTTTCTTTGTCTTGTTGGCGGCGTAGCTTGCTTTTTGGGTGGGTTTGCTGTTGGGTTTTGGTTTTAAACGTAAGCTTTATTATGGTATCGGGTCTTTTTCAGGTTGAATGCTTTGAGGCTTCAAGATGGAAAACCCGACTTCTTATCAGAACAAACAGGACGCTTTTGAGGAACGAACCAGTTGGCCTCCCTACACGTATAGGGATTACCCTGATATTAAACCTGAAACATACCAAGCCTTCCTAGAATTTTTGGATACCGAAAACACTTCGGGTAGGCTTATGGAGCTTCAGCCGTGGATTTCGGTTTGTGATTCAAAGTGTGCTTTTTGCTATTTCCCCACAACGGCAACCAGCAAAGTAGAACTTGAACCCTACCTTGAGCTGCTTAAAAAAGAGCTTGCTATGTACGCTAAAACCCGTTACGTGCAAACCAGTGTGTTCGACGAAATCGTTTTGGGCGGAGGAACCCCAAGCGTACTCACCGCCGAGCAGATGATAGACCTCATCGACTTTTGCAAAGCCAACTTTAACATTAACGACGAATACTTCATCAAAGTCACAGGCTCATCCAAAACCCTAGCCCTGCAGAAAATCGACAAACTCGCCAAATACGGCGTCTACCAAGTCGACATGGGTGCCCAAACCTTTGATGACAAACTGCGCAAGATGCTTTGCCTGCCTGACAGCGCTGCTGACGTGGAAAAAGCAATCAAACACGCCCACGACCTTGGATTGTGCGTTTGTGTTGACCTCATGTATAACCTGCCTGGGCAAACCATGGAAAGCTGGAGAGATTCTCTGCAAAAAGCCATAGACCTTGACGTGGAAATCGATGCGTACTCGTTGCACATCGACCCTGGCGTGCCCTTAGAAAAGATGATAGAAAAAGGCATATCTCCCCCGCAGGGTGATGCTGAATACGAAAAAGAGCAGTACCTGCTTGCTTACAACATGCTCACCGAAGCAGGATACACCGCCGTAGGTCACGACCGCTACAGCCGCAACGAATGGCACATGCGCGAAAACTGCCTAAACGGTTGGCCCTGGGGCGGTATCCTCACCACGGGCGCGGGCTGCTTTATGGGTTACCTGCAACGTTTCTCTTACTCGAACCTAGACGACATCCACGAGTACATGGCAACAGTTAAAGCTGGCAAGCTTCCGATTCAGCGTCTTTCAGAATCCAGCGACGACGATATGATGCGCCGCGAAATGAGCCGCCTGTACCTGCGCTTACCCGTAAGCAAACAAGAGTTCATGGAGAAATTTGGCAAACTCCCAGAAGACGTCTTCCCAACACAGCTCAAGAACCTGCAAGAAAAAGGCTTAATCGAAATCGACGACAAAGAAGTCCGCATAACCAAACTCGGCGGCGTCTGGAAAGCCAACATCGCCTGGGAATTCGCACCCCGGCAAT
This DNA window, taken from Candidatus Bathyarchaeota archaeon, encodes the following:
- a CDS encoding PQQ-binding-like beta-propeller repeat protein, with translation MKTAKALRAAAILALLVIISDVALFSNVAQGANYASTNADEGYGNLLQYEWPQMAGDSAFSRYSTGPAPEAPDILWKTNITGIQSYISAFNGKIFVCSHTTVYALDGEKGDLVWSTDVPAPGPWPAVYKIDETYMVVGSSCLETETGNIVWTSSDFSATSAPLFTSNVYSPEEQMFYIKVDSYIQGWNFSNPTKPPTMEWATYVSGSGKDGSGIQYGDGKVFPGSFEAHQVALDAKTGDVLWDTNTKAAMLFSGAYYEGKFYRGGAHDNSFYAFNAENGDIEWTYNPETEEGYFCTGVAAAYDMVYSLNMDGNLYALNAETGDLIWKYTGPGANTFPGKPTIADGKVYATTSQSMTYGDKVGASEFACLDAYTGAVIWKLQIESFAPRESVAIAYGNLYIIPSNVTTAVDTISGAEYDTVGQVWAMGTRDWSMWRHDAAHTGVGQAGPTDLNLRWKYTTEGAVVSSPTISEERAYFGSQDKNIYCVDARTGVLVWKFATQERVASTVAVVNGRVYTGTDDGWVYCLNADDGEKIWETYAGGNQPANFNAAVILRSSPAVVNGRVYVGALDNKTYCLNSYNGSVIWTYQTLGHITSSPAVYDGAVYVIAQEPFAGALYKLNAQDGEVIWKKYIPYQPTLGGGTDMHASPTVADGIVFAASNTMEYYAINATTAETIWTFRDEQAGEFIVCTPIYEDGNVYLVDKFSIVCANATSGDIIWSKFTGDELYVSPSFADNKIYVVTDQRSVWVLNATDGEKMGFFAPASNSWSAPSIYEGRLYVGSNDWNVYCLADYPALNSSITLNMHQAEVIVNQEITGQGQLSPNIVNASITVTAVKPDGSLQTVQVKTSAEGMFNFTLRPSITGNWILAAEWPTENSYYASAVSQMVNIQVNPATTPDTTQEPPPQTSPTPSGATPIPFDKLTFAGVPLIYIYLAVIVLLVAVILIAGYIYVKSGKE
- a CDS encoding radical SAM protein, with amino-acid sequence MTSWRATGACNARCKYCNVDATGAKAPNELTTQEAFHLVDEVHKFGVRWFGIKGGEPLTRPDIFEIVNYAKSKGLNVCLLTNGVFVDGSIYDNLVKNQVWTSVSIDGPEEINDQLRGEGSYKKAVAAIEKLSKGKILNGLACAMTTINYKHLDHVCELAEKYHANFVWFNHLVPSGRAKETMELAPSPEQYEWVLNHIWDLTQKYEGKFEIHVHCPHFARVVKQRNIPNFDEWYEHKFHGKCTYFAFGGYISVTENGDLIPCFYTDLTPQEPMNLGNIRDKGLQEAWKGIRASEFYNSFQDRSVLKGKCGVCEYREICGGCRNRAYAYTGDIYESDPACPYIPEVLRKKQ
- a CDS encoding coproporphyrinogen III oxidase family protein yields the protein MENPTSYQNKQDAFEERTSWPPYTYRDYPDIKPETYQAFLEFLDTENTSGRLMELQPWISVCDSKCAFCYFPTTATSKVELEPYLELLKKELAMYAKTRYVQTSVFDEIVLGGGTPSVLTAEQMIDLIDFCKANFNINDEYFIKVTGSSKTLALQKIDKLAKYGVYQVDMGAQTFDDKLRKMLCLPDSAADVEKAIKHAHDLGLCVCVDLMYNLPGQTMESWRDSLQKAIDLDVEIDAYSLHIDPGVPLEKMIEKGISPPQGDAEYEKEQYLLAYNMLTEAGYTAVGHDRYSRNEWHMRENCLNGWPWGGILTTGAGCFMGYLQRFSYSNLDDIHEYMATVKAGKLPIQRLSESSDDDMMRREMSRLYLRLPVSKQEFMEKFGKLPEDVFPTQLKNLQEKGLIEIDDKEVRITKLGGVWKANIAWEFAPRQS